From Haloglomus litoreum, the proteins below share one genomic window:
- the cca gene encoding CCA tRNA nucleotidyltransferase yields the protein MSDDADAGGEDPFDRVVAGVRERVLPDDAERAEMERAATEVVERAEAAVADLDVEADVVRVGSTARGTWLSGDRDLDVFVRFPPDIERAELERYGLEVGHTVLPDGHEEYAEHPYVKGEVDGFDVDLVPCYRLDDATAIRSAVDRTPFHTQYLRERLDGALAAEVVVAKAFLKGIGAYGSDLRTKGFSGYLTELLVLEYGGFRALCEAAADEWHPPVELDPSCHGRASFDDPLVVIDPTDPERNVAAVCSAEAVGRLIHYARDLLADPRAAPFEPRDLEPLDAAAVRDAVADRGTHPVAIRFRAPDVVDDQLYPQLDRSLAGLRDELERRGFEPVRADRFAQDAATSDAAGEGDGEPVAALLVECAVAELPAVERHGGPPVAVRQHAEGFYGKYADDETVYGPFLDGDRYVVERPRDVRTPAGLAETELFDCSLGPHVESSLEDGYDVLAGAAVAELAEPFGAELAAYFDPVP from the coding sequence ATGAGCGACGACGCCGACGCGGGTGGCGAGGACCCGTTCGACCGGGTCGTGGCCGGGGTCCGCGAGCGGGTCCTGCCGGACGACGCCGAGCGGGCCGAGATGGAGCGCGCCGCGACCGAGGTCGTCGAGCGCGCCGAGGCCGCCGTCGCGGACCTCGACGTCGAGGCCGACGTCGTGCGCGTCGGCTCGACCGCCCGCGGGACCTGGCTCTCGGGGGACCGCGACCTCGACGTGTTCGTCCGGTTCCCGCCGGACATCGAGCGCGCCGAACTGGAGCGCTACGGCCTGGAGGTCGGCCACACCGTCCTGCCAGACGGCCACGAGGAGTACGCCGAACACCCGTACGTGAAGGGCGAGGTGGACGGCTTCGACGTGGACCTCGTGCCGTGCTACCGGCTCGACGACGCGACGGCCATCCGGTCGGCCGTCGACCGGACGCCGTTCCACACGCAGTACCTCCGCGAGCGGCTCGACGGCGCGCTGGCGGCCGAGGTCGTGGTCGCGAAAGCGTTCCTGAAGGGCATCGGCGCGTACGGCTCCGACCTCCGGACGAAGGGGTTCTCGGGCTACCTCACGGAGCTGCTCGTCCTGGAGTACGGCGGCTTCCGCGCCCTCTGCGAGGCCGCGGCCGACGAGTGGCACCCGCCCGTCGAACTCGACCCCTCTTGCCACGGCCGCGCCTCGTTCGACGACCCGCTCGTGGTCATCGACCCCACCGACCCCGAGCGGAACGTGGCCGCGGTCTGCAGCGCCGAGGCGGTCGGGCGGCTGATCCACTACGCCCGCGACCTGCTGGCGGACCCCCGCGCGGCGCCCTTCGAGCCCCGCGACCTCGAACCGCTGGACGCGGCGGCCGTCCGCGATGCGGTGGCGGACCGCGGGACCCACCCCGTGGCGATCCGGTTCCGCGCGCCCGACGTGGTCGATGACCAGCTCTACCCGCAGCTCGACCGCTCGCTGGCCGGCCTCCGCGACGAACTCGAACGGCGAGGGTTCGAGCCCGTCCGCGCCGACCGGTTCGCACAGGACGCCGCGACGAGCGATGCGGCCGGCGAGGGCGACGGCGAACCGGTCGCGGCCCTGCTCGTGGAGTGCGCGGTCGCCGAGTTGCCGGCGGTCGAGCGACACGGGGGGCCACCGGTCGCGGTGCGCCAGCACGCCGAGGGGTTCTACGGGAAGTACGCCGACGACGAGACCGTCTACGGCCCGTTCCTCGACGGCGACCGGTACGTGGTCGAGCGCCCGCGCGACGTGCGGACGCCCGCGGGGCTGGCCGAGACGGAACTGTTCGACTGCTCGCTCGGCCCTCACGTCGAATCGTCCCTGGAGGACGGCTACGACGTGCTCGCGGGCGCGGCGGTGGCGGAACTGGCCGAGCCGTTCGGGGCGGAACTGGCCGCGTACTTCGACCCCGTCCCGTGA
- a CDS encoding alpha/beta hydrolase translates to MQYEREDADFESEGTLCAAWLYRPEEPAMADTADPPVVVMAHGFAATREMRLPAFAEAFAERGFAVLLFDYRSFGDSAGEPRNLVSPDRHLTDWRAAVDHARSLEGVDGDRLAVWGSSFSGGHALVTAAREDADAYVGQVPFLDGLRTLPYLVEQNGLSFGIEATVAALDDFARKYTFREPRYIPVVGQPGELAALSTPGSEAGYRALVPDDLDEDEWNRCAARILLTVATYRPVEHAGRVDCPALLVEAREDQLVPGSAVDATVQRLDDVERVRIDGDHFDPYHDRFEAVVEREGAFLERQLAD, encoded by the coding sequence ATGCAGTACGAGCGCGAGGACGCCGATTTCGAGTCCGAGGGGACGCTGTGCGCGGCGTGGCTCTACCGGCCGGAGGAGCCCGCGATGGCCGACACCGCGGACCCGCCGGTCGTGGTGATGGCCCACGGGTTCGCCGCCACGCGGGAGATGCGGTTGCCCGCGTTCGCCGAGGCGTTCGCCGAGCGCGGGTTCGCCGTCCTCCTGTTCGACTACCGGTCGTTCGGCGACAGTGCCGGCGAACCGCGCAACCTCGTCTCGCCGGACCGCCACCTCACGGACTGGCGCGCCGCGGTCGACCACGCCCGCTCGCTGGAGGGGGTCGACGGCGACCGGCTGGCGGTGTGGGGGTCGTCGTTCTCCGGCGGCCACGCGCTCGTCACGGCCGCCCGCGAGGACGCCGACGCGTACGTGGGGCAGGTGCCGTTCCTCGACGGGCTGCGGACGCTCCCGTACCTCGTCGAGCAGAACGGGCTCTCGTTCGGCATCGAGGCGACCGTCGCGGCGCTCGACGACTTCGCGCGCAAGTACACCTTCCGCGAGCCGCGGTACATCCCCGTCGTCGGCCAGCCGGGGGAGCTGGCGGCGCTCAGCACCCCCGGCTCCGAGGCGGGCTATCGGGCGCTCGTCCCCGACGACCTCGACGAGGACGAGTGGAACCGCTGTGCCGCGCGCATCCTGCTCACGGTGGCGACCTACCGGCCGGTCGAGCACGCCGGGCGGGTGGACTGCCCGGCGCTGCTGGTCGAGGCGCGCGAGGACCAGCTCGTCCCGGGGAGCGCCGTCGACGCGACGGTCCAGCGCCTCGACGACGTCGAGCGGGTCCGCATCGACGGCGACCACTTCGACCCCTACCACGACCGCTTCGAGGCGGTCGTCGAGCGCGAGGGCGCGTTCCTCGAGCGCCAGCTCGCGGACTGA
- a CDS encoding metal-dependent hydrolase, producing the protein MMATTHVLVAAGVASLTALVAPEHAPTAAAAAGLGGLVPDLDIYAGHRRTLHFPVYAAGTALLALVLAVMAPSMATVAAAAFLGGAALHATMDAFGGGLELRPWEAGSERAVYSHYHGRWLAPRRWVRYDGAPEDLLVATVAAVPTVLLVDGTLPVVGGVLAVSTAYVALRRRLAALWARLADHLVPRLPPDLQDHVPERFVEAD; encoded by the coding sequence ATGATGGCCACCACACACGTGCTGGTCGCCGCGGGGGTCGCGAGCCTGACGGCCCTCGTCGCGCCCGAGCACGCCCCCACGGCCGCCGCCGCGGCGGGGCTGGGCGGCCTGGTCCCCGACCTGGACATCTACGCCGGCCACCGGCGGACCCTCCACTTCCCGGTGTACGCCGCCGGGACGGCGCTCCTGGCGCTTGTGCTCGCCGTGATGGCCCCGTCGATGGCGACGGTTGCCGCGGCCGCGTTCCTGGGTGGCGCCGCGCTCCACGCGACCATGGACGCGTTCGGCGGCGGCCTCGAACTCCGGCCGTGGGAGGCCGGCTCCGAGCGAGCCGTCTACAGCCACTACCACGGCCGGTGGCTCGCCCCCCGGCGCTGGGTCCGCTACGACGGCGCGCCCGAGGACCTCCTCGTCGCCACCGTGGCGGCCGTCCCGACGGTGCTGCTGGTCGACGGGACGCTCCCGGTCGTCGGCGGCGTCCTGGCCGTCTCGACGGCCTACGTCGCGCTCCGGCGCCGACTGGCCGCGCTGTGGGCCCGGCTCGCGGACCACCTCGTCCCGCGACTCCCGCCGGACCTCCAGGACCACGTCCCGGAGCGGTTCGTCGAAGCCGACTGA
- a CDS encoding DUF4129 domain-containing protein gives MNREQVASGLLALLAVLALGGVAATLNPPTGGSGGGSGSGEGAGIGSDSSFRPGGGFEPVDPPELNLPEWLGPLVALVVLLLTAYGCYELYREYGPRQLLGGAAAVAAAALALYALLSLLDGAGSPDRGSALPSERLSPSGGGASAGETVTRAVDPPTALLVVLGLALIGAVVVIVRASGDEEVELETPASTEDPPETDVSAVADAAGRAADRIEADADLENAVFRAWREMTADLPVDSPDTSTPAEFADAAVAAGMDRTDVAELTRLFEEVRYGDRPATDERAANATAALRRIERSYGDEPVDGPAGAAGGGSIDEWVDDPGTEDDG, from the coding sequence GTGAACCGCGAGCAGGTCGCGAGCGGGCTGCTGGCCCTCCTGGCGGTGCTGGCGCTGGGCGGCGTCGCCGCCACCCTGAACCCGCCGACCGGTGGTTCGGGGGGCGGCTCCGGCAGCGGTGAGGGGGCCGGTATCGGGTCGGACTCGTCGTTCAGGCCCGGCGGCGGGTTCGAGCCGGTCGACCCGCCGGAGCTGAACCTGCCGGAGTGGCTCGGCCCGCTCGTCGCGCTCGTCGTCCTGCTCCTCACGGCCTACGGCTGCTACGAGCTGTACCGCGAGTACGGTCCCCGCCAGCTGCTCGGGGGTGCGGCTGCGGTCGCCGCGGCCGCGCTGGCCCTCTATGCCCTCCTGTCGCTCCTCGATGGGGCCGGCAGCCCCGACCGCGGCAGTGCCCTCCCATCCGAGCGGCTCTCCCCGTCCGGGGGTGGTGCGAGCGCGGGCGAGACGGTCACGCGGGCGGTCGACCCGCCGACGGCGCTGCTGGTGGTGCTCGGGCTCGCCCTCATCGGGGCGGTCGTGGTGATCGTCCGGGCGAGCGGTGACGAGGAGGTCGAACTCGAGACCCCCGCGTCCACCGAGGACCCGCCCGAGACGGACGTGAGCGCCGTGGCGGACGCGGCCGGCCGGGCGGCCGACCGCATCGAGGCGGACGCCGACCTGGAGAACGCCGTCTTCCGCGCCTGGCGCGAGATGACCGCCGACCTCCCCGTCGACAGCCCCGACACGAGCACGCCGGCCGAGTTCGCCGACGCCGCGGTCGCTGCCGGGATGGACCGGACGGACGTGGCCGAGCTGACCCGCCTCTTCGAGGAGGTCCGCTACGGCGACCGGCCGGCGACCGACGAGCGCGCCGCGAACGCGACCGCCGCGCTCCGCCGCATCGAGCGGTCGTACGGCGACGAACCGGTCGACGGGCCGGCAGGTGCGGCCGGCGGCGGATCGATCGACGAGTGGGTCGACGACCCCGGAACGGAGGACGACGGATGA
- a CDS encoding DUF7269 family protein, which translates to MNVRDALAAVGAVAVLGGVAVLVEPSLANLVGIRSDRALVTALALVAAVQGLFAVLARVRSEGRAADPPDAERRFRAAVPGDEFDRLLADLPDLRVKRRNEERAAVRERLEALAVEVLVARGLDEATARDHLEAGTWTADERASSFFVPAAERDLSVEARLRDAFGSDLAFSRRARRVVAAIAAHAEREVPPPGAGAREAPGASGDGPPGGRGTAGTTTNADRVDRAAADGGGGGE; encoded by the coding sequence ATGAACGTCCGCGACGCCCTCGCGGCCGTCGGCGCCGTCGCGGTCCTCGGTGGCGTGGCCGTGCTGGTGGAGCCGTCGCTCGCGAACCTGGTCGGCATCCGGTCCGACCGCGCTCTGGTGACCGCACTGGCCCTGGTCGCGGCGGTCCAGGGGCTGTTCGCGGTCCTCGCCCGGGTGCGCAGCGAGGGTCGGGCGGCCGACCCGCCTGACGCCGAGCGCCGGTTCCGTGCGGCCGTCCCGGGCGACGAGTTCGACAGGCTGCTGGCCGATCTCCCGGACCTGCGGGTCAAGCGGCGCAACGAGGAGCGCGCGGCGGTCCGCGAGCGGCTCGAGGCGCTCGCCGTCGAGGTGCTCGTCGCCCGCGGGCTGGACGAGGCGACCGCCCGCGACCACCTCGAAGCCGGCACATGGACCGCCGACGAGCGCGCGTCGAGTTTCTTCGTCCCGGCGGCGGAGCGGGATCTGTCGGTCGAGGCACGGCTCAGGGACGCGTTCGGCTCGGACCTGGCGTTCTCCCGCCGGGCGCGCCGTGTCGTCGCCGCCATCGCGGCCCACGCCGAACGCGAGGTGCCGCCGCCCGGGGCCGGGGCTCGCGAGGCCCCGGGCGCGTCCGGCGACGGTCCCCCTGGGGGGAGGGGGACGGCCGGCACCACCACGAACGCCGACCGTGTCGACCGCGCCGCCGCCGACGGGGGTGGCGGAGGTGAGTAG
- a CDS encoding DUF58 domain-containing protein, with translation MSSGTGGPHLGDPRDPGNRATPGGSIERATLRWRGVTAFALLAGALGVLLSRPSLLLAGAAGVLFGGAARAAGPPTAAVAVEREVARERADPDESVRVTVTVANVGDALLPDVRVVDGVPGALTVAEGTPRHATALRPGKRATFSYEVRASRGRHRFTPATVLLRGFSGAVEREVAVPADPPGTTARDDPAAADIEVADDSDDAADTGADDDTDGDGNPAANTGTLVCVPRLDEGGSVPLRPQTTGFSGRVTTDLGGSGAEFHSVREYRPGDPLSRVDWARVARTGEFATRQFREERAATVVCLLDTRESAYQAPAPGAPTALERSVAAAGTAFTALLDAGDRAGIAAWGPTPCWLGPGTGSEHRARARDLLGTHPAFDPMPPDGTFLPSIARRRVERRLPADAQVLLFSPLVDDRLVDLARRLDAYGHRVTVVSPDPTAGDTAGRTLAAIERDRRLSTLRGAGLRVVDWGAEPLAAALVRADRRWSA, from the coding sequence GTGAGTAGCGGGACCGGTGGCCCGCATCTGGGTGACCCCCGCGACCCGGGGAACCGGGCGACGCCGGGCGGGAGCATCGAGCGGGCGACCCTGCGGTGGCGTGGCGTGACGGCGTTCGCGCTGCTGGCGGGCGCGCTCGGGGTGTTGCTGTCGCGGCCGTCGCTGCTCCTCGCGGGCGCGGCCGGCGTCCTGTTCGGCGGGGCCGCGCGCGCCGCCGGGCCACCGACGGCGGCGGTCGCCGTCGAGCGCGAGGTCGCGCGGGAGCGGGCCGACCCCGACGAGTCCGTCCGCGTCACCGTCACCGTCGCGAACGTCGGCGACGCGCTGCTCCCCGACGTGCGGGTCGTGGACGGGGTCCCCGGCGCGCTGACGGTCGCCGAGGGGACGCCCCGCCACGCCACCGCGCTCCGACCGGGCAAGCGGGCGACGTTCTCGTACGAGGTCCGGGCCAGCCGCGGCCGGCACCGCTTCACCCCGGCGACGGTCCTCCTGCGGGGGTTCTCGGGGGCGGTCGAGCGGGAGGTGGCGGTGCCCGCGGACCCGCCGGGCACCACGGCCCGTGACGATCCCGCCGCCGCCGACATCGAGGTCGCCGACGATTCCGACGACGCCGCCGACACCGGGGCCGACGACGATACCGACGGCGACGGGAACCCGGCGGCCAACACCGGGACGCTCGTCTGCGTGCCGCGGCTCGACGAGGGGGGCTCGGTCCCGCTCCGCCCGCAGACGACCGGCTTCAGCGGCCGCGTCACGACCGATCTCGGGGGGTCCGGCGCGGAGTTCCACTCCGTCCGCGAGTACCGCCCCGGCGACCCGCTCTCCCGGGTCGACTGGGCGCGGGTCGCCCGGACGGGCGAATTCGCGACCCGTCAGTTCCGCGAGGAGCGGGCCGCGACGGTCGTCTGCCTGCTGGACACGCGCGAATCGGCGTACCAGGCGCCCGCCCCCGGCGCACCGACGGCCCTCGAGCGGAGCGTGGCCGCCGCGGGGACGGCGTTCACCGCGCTGCTGGACGCCGGCGACCGGGCCGGCATCGCGGCCTGGGGGCCGACACCGTGCTGGCTCGGCCCCGGAACGGGCAGCGAACACCGGGCCCGGGCCCGTGACCTGCTCGGCACGCATCCGGCGTTCGATCCGATGCCGCCGGACGGGACCTTCCTCCCGAGCATCGCCCGCCGCCGGGTGGAGCGACGGCTCCCGGCGGACGCCCAGGTGCTGCTGTTCAGCCCACTGGTCGACGACCGGCTCGTCGACCTCGCCCGGCGGCTGGACGCCTACGGCCATCGCGTGACGGTCGTGAGTCCCGACCCGACCGCGGGGGACACGGCAGGCCGGACACTGGCCGCAATCGAGCGCGACCGGCGGCTCTCGACGCTACGCGGGGCCGGCCTCCGTGTCGTCGACTGGGGGGCGGAACCGCTCGCGGCCGCCCTCGTGCGGGCCGACCGGCGGTGGTCGGCGTGA
- a CDS encoding DUF7519 family protein, which translates to MSADAGSGVVAGDPNERPGTGADRDEGGDDRFDPRPPRAALAVVLLPGAVSALALLAGGPAALAGALGLGLLAVGTRSGRRDAVGGGGLALLAGTLLAGAFGADAAALLVAAGAGLVAWDTAEHAVGLGEQLGRRASVLRVVAIHAAASGLLAALGAGVAYAVFRLAGVGSPLALVLLLAGAVTLLSVLRG; encoded by the coding sequence GTGAGCGCCGACGCCGGGTCCGGGGTGGTGGCCGGCGACCCGAACGAGCGACCCGGGACGGGGGCCGACCGGGACGAGGGCGGGGACGACCGGTTCGACCCGCGCCCGCCGCGTGCGGCGCTGGCGGTGGTGCTGCTCCCGGGGGCCGTCTCAGCGCTCGCGCTGCTGGCGGGCGGCCCGGCGGCGCTCGCGGGTGCGCTCGGGCTCGGACTGCTCGCCGTCGGGACGCGGTCCGGTCGCCGGGACGCCGTCGGCGGCGGCGGCCTCGCGCTGCTGGCGGGGACGCTGCTGGCGGGCGCGTTCGGCGCCGACGCTGCTGCGCTGCTCGTCGCTGCGGGCGCCGGACTGGTGGCCTGGGACACTGCCGAGCACGCGGTCGGGCTGGGCGAGCAGCTCGGTCGCCGGGCGAGCGTGCTCCGCGTCGTCGCCATCCATGCGGCGGCGAGCGGCCTGCTCGCGGCGCTCGGTGCCGGCGTCGCCTACGCCGTCTTCCGGCTCGCCGGCGTCGGGTCGCCGCTCGCGCTCGTGCTGTTGCTGGCCGGCGCCGTGACCCTGCTGAGCGTCCTCCGTGGCTGA
- a CDS encoding ATP-binding protein: MLPSGIDPLLLVYVLAFGGAALVCFGSLALARDITDPETRRGLVWLLALSGGWAATHVGFLLAPANGLKMAFYLGGLVVGLATVGPWLYFCSAYTGRTLHRDPTYRRVAVVAFVAISLLKVTNPLHGLYVTPMPAATPFPHLAVEPGALHWIVAGLAYTLTGFGGFALFDRFRRAGADTGPLFALLVLVGLPIGLDLVGYATPFLIEITHEPLGVAVFAVGALVLYTERFTAVRLTSDVDDPVIVLDGDDHVRDYNEQAVAAFPALETGSGQPLSSVVPALATPLDVADRGGEPVPDADAAPADDAAAGDPGAPVDSDPPVVPVASDGETRYYRPSTTSVELGGTSHGRRLVLVDVSETERQRRALERQNERLDRFASAVSHDLRNPLNAASAQLEVARAQLDGENRHLDAVADEQARMERMIADLLTLAREGRDIGGTEPVSLAALAQDCWSRVEPGERDATLEVGSDLRFEADPDRLTQVLENLFRNAVEHGSTESDAAASDEHAGVTVRVGALADGDGFYVADDGPGISADRRDRVFETGHTTADGGTGFGLAIVEEIVTAHGWEVRAVESERGGARFEIRGVDPV, encoded by the coding sequence GTGCTGCCTTCGGGTATCGACCCGCTCTTGCTCGTGTACGTGCTGGCGTTCGGCGGCGCGGCGCTGGTCTGCTTCGGCAGTCTCGCGCTCGCCCGTGACATCACGGACCCCGAGACACGGCGCGGGCTGGTCTGGCTGCTTGCGCTGAGCGGCGGCTGGGCCGCCACGCACGTCGGGTTCCTCCTGGCCCCGGCGAACGGGCTGAAGATGGCCTTCTACCTCGGCGGGCTGGTGGTCGGGCTGGCGACGGTCGGCCCCTGGCTCTACTTCTGCTCGGCGTACACCGGCCGGACCCTCCACCGGGACCCCACCTACCGCCGGGTCGCCGTCGTCGCCTTCGTCGCCATCTCGCTCCTGAAGGTGACCAACCCGCTCCACGGCCTCTACGTCACCCCGATGCCGGCCGCGACACCGTTCCCGCATCTGGCGGTCGAACCCGGGGCGCTCCACTGGATCGTCGCGGGACTGGCCTACACCCTGACGGGGTTCGGCGGCTTCGCGCTGTTCGACCGGTTCCGCCGGGCTGGCGCCGACACGGGGCCGCTGTTCGCGCTGCTGGTCCTCGTCGGCCTCCCCATCGGGCTGGACCTGGTCGGCTACGCCACCCCGTTCCTCATCGAGATCACCCACGAGCCGCTCGGGGTGGCCGTCTTCGCCGTCGGGGCGCTGGTCCTCTACACCGAACGGTTCACGGCGGTCCGCCTCACGAGCGACGTCGACGACCCCGTCATCGTGCTCGACGGGGACGACCACGTCCGCGACTACAACGAACAGGCTGTGGCCGCGTTCCCGGCGCTGGAGACGGGGAGCGGCCAGCCCCTCTCGAGTGTGGTGCCGGCGCTGGCGACCCCCCTCGACGTGGCCGACCGCGGCGGCGAGCCGGTCCCCGACGCCGACGCTGCGCCGGCCGACGATGCGGCAGCCGGCGACCCCGGCGCACCCGTCGACTCCGACCCGCCGGTGGTGCCCGTAGCCAGCGACGGCGAGACGCGGTACTACCGTCCGTCGACGACATCGGTCGAGCTGGGGGGCACCAGTCACGGGCGCCGCCTCGTCCTCGTTGACGTGTCCGAGACCGAGCGACAGCGGCGCGCCCTGGAGCGACAGAACGAGCGGCTCGACCGGTTCGCCAGCGCCGTGTCGCACGACCTCCGGAACCCGCTGAACGCCGCGAGCGCCCAGCTCGAGGTCGCCCGTGCGCAGCTCGACGGGGAGAACCGCCACCTCGACGCGGTCGCCGACGAGCAGGCGCGGATGGAGCGGATGATCGCCGACCTCCTGACGCTGGCCCGCGAGGGGCGCGATATCGGGGGGACCGAACCGGTCTCGCTCGCGGCGCTCGCCCAGGACTGCTGGTCACGGGTCGAGCCCGGCGAGCGCGACGCCACGCTCGAGGTCGGCTCGGATCTCCGGTTCGAGGCCGATCCCGACCGGCTGACGCAGGTGCTGGAGAACCTCTTCCGGAATGCGGTGGAGCACGGCTCCACGGAGTCCGATGCGGCCGCCTCCGACGAGCACGCCGGCGTGACGGTCCGCGTCGGCGCGCTCGCGGATGGCGACGGGTTCTACGTTGCCGACGACGGTCCCGGGATCTCGGCTGACCGCCGCGACCGGGTCTTCGAGACCGGCCACACCACTGCCGACGGTGGGACCGGGTTCGGACTGGCCATCGTCGAGGAGATCGTCACGGCTCACGGCTGGGAGGTGCGTGCCGTCGAGAGCGAGCGCGGCGGGGCCCGCTTCGAGATCCGTGGCGTCGACCCGGTCTGA
- a CDS encoding DUF5817 domain-containing protein produces the protein MYAVVGCSNCEALWVVEGRPDTTSCPRCETRHRHKKLKKFVTCDTAEAAKDARSRLLAKRGGFADAARDLDSFERLGETAMESGMSDEAFLAASGLDPDEVEAAGERAESGRERSLSREEAVRTALRELDAPDGTAVREFAADHGVPADYVDRLLGKLERAGEVTRTSDGGYRLL, from the coding sequence ATGTACGCGGTCGTCGGGTGTTCGAACTGCGAGGCGCTGTGGGTCGTGGAGGGGCGGCCCGACACCACGTCCTGCCCGCGTTGCGAGACACGACACCGGCACAAGAAGCTCAAGAAGTTCGTCACCTGCGACACCGCCGAGGCCGCGAAGGACGCGCGGTCGCGGCTGCTCGCGAAGCGCGGCGGGTTCGCCGACGCCGCCCGCGACCTCGACTCGTTCGAGCGCCTCGGCGAGACGGCGATGGAGTCGGGGATGAGCGACGAGGCGTTCCTCGCGGCGTCCGGGCTGGACCCCGACGAGGTGGAGGCGGCGGGCGAGCGCGCCGAGTCGGGCCGGGAGCGGAGTCTCTCGCGGGAGGAAGCCGTCCGGACGGCGCTCCGGGAGCTGGACGCGCCCGACGGGACGGCAGTCCGGGAGTTCGCCGCCGACCACGGTGTCCCGGCCGACTACGTGGACCGTCTCCTCGGGAAACTCGAACGGGCGGGCGAGGTGACCCGGACGAGCGACGGGGGGTACCGCCTGCTGTGA
- a CDS encoding NUDIX hydrolase: MYERYGPAAWETHPAAPEAPLTDPDPEACRVRPTVKCLVVRDGRALCIRWSNGDWSLPGGGVEPDESVHAAAEREVREETRLDVRAVAVLDCYSYFLDRPDGVQRNLTTVLRCEERNRRPVDTDANPVEIEEITAHEWVPLDEVGERVVGRALGDVLARHVGTG; encoded by the coding sequence ATGTACGAGCGCTACGGCCCGGCTGCCTGGGAGACCCATCCGGCGGCCCCGGAGGCGCCGTTGACCGACCCGGACCCCGAGGCCTGTCGCGTCCGGCCGACGGTGAAATGCCTCGTCGTCCGCGACGGGCGGGCGCTCTGCATCCGGTGGTCGAACGGCGACTGGTCGCTCCCGGGCGGCGGCGTCGAACCGGACGAGTCCGTCCACGCCGCCGCCGAGCGCGAGGTCCGCGAGGAGACGCGACTGGACGTGCGCGCCGTCGCGGTGCTGGACTGCTACTCGTACTTCCTCGACCGTCCGGACGGCGTCCAGCGCAACCTGACGACAGTCCTCCGCTGCGAGGAGCGCAACCGCCGGCCGGTGGACACCGACGCCAACCCCGTCGAGATCGAGGAGATCACCGCCCACGAGTGGGTACCGCTGGACGAGGTGGGCGAGCGTGTCGTCGGACGGGCGCTGGGGGACGTGCTGGCCCGGCACGTCGGGACGGGCTGA
- the hmgA gene encoding hydroxymethylglutaryl-CoA reductase (NADPH) — translation MTEDADAADLAERVREGDLRLYELEEHADAATAAAARRELLAAETAADLDAIGSYTFDAADAEANIENMVGAAQVPMGVVGPVPVDGEAASGDEYLPLATTEGALVASVNRGCAAIRAGGGATARVLKNAMTRAPVFRVRDVGEASEVASWVRANVPALREAAEATTSHGELRDVTPYVVGDNVFLRFAYDTKDAMGMNMATIATEEACEVVEAETPASLVALSGNLCSDKKPAAVNSVEGRGRTVAADVIIPAETVESVLKTTPDAIAEANTRKNLVGSAKAGSLGFNAHAANTVAAAFLATGQDAAQVVEGSNAITTADVREVETEDGTGEALYASITLASLEVGTVGGGTKLPTQAEALDVLGVRGGGDPAGSNADALAEVIATGALAGELSLLGALASSHLASAHAELGR, via the coding sequence ATGACCGAGGACGCCGACGCCGCCGACCTGGCCGAGCGGGTCCGCGAGGGCGACCTGCGCCTGTACGAACTGGAGGAGCACGCCGACGCCGCGACCGCCGCGGCCGCCCGCCGGGAGTTGCTCGCCGCCGAGACGGCGGCCGACCTCGACGCCATCGGCTCGTACACCTTCGACGCGGCCGACGCCGAGGCCAACATCGAGAACATGGTGGGCGCCGCGCAGGTGCCGATGGGCGTCGTCGGGCCCGTCCCCGTCGACGGCGAGGCCGCCTCCGGCGACGAGTACCTCCCGCTCGCGACGACGGAGGGCGCGCTAGTCGCGTCCGTGAATCGGGGCTGTGCGGCCATCCGGGCCGGCGGCGGCGCGACCGCCCGGGTGCTGAAGAACGCGATGACCCGGGCGCCCGTCTTCCGGGTCCGGGACGTGGGCGAGGCCAGCGAGGTCGCCTCGTGGGTCCGGGCGAACGTCCCGGCGCTGCGCGAGGCCGCCGAAGCGACGACCAGCCACGGCGAACTCCGGGACGTGACCCCCTACGTCGTCGGGGACAACGTCTTCCTCCGGTTCGCGTACGACACGAAGGACGCGATGGGGATGAACATGGCAACCATCGCGACCGAGGAGGCCTGCGAGGTCGTCGAGGCCGAGACGCCCGCCTCGCTCGTCGCCCTGTCGGGCAACCTCTGCTCGGACAAGAAGCCCGCTGCGGTCAACAGCGTCGAGGGGCGGGGCCGCACCGTCGCAGCCGATGTCATCATCCCCGCGGAGACGGTCGAGTCCGTGCTGAAGACCACGCCCGACGCCATCGCGGAGGCCAACACGCGCAAGAACCTCGTCGGGAGCGCCAAAGCGGGGTCGCTGGGCTTCAACGCCCATGCCGCCAACACCGTCGCCGCCGCCTTCCTCGCAACCGGGCAGGACGCCGCGCAGGTGGTCGAGGGGAGCAACGCTATCACGACCGCGGACGTGCGCGAGGTGGAGACCGAGGACGGAACCGGGGAGGCCCTCTACGCAAGCATCACGCTCGCGTCGCTGGAGGTGGGCACCGTCGGCGGCGGGACGAAGCTCCCCACGCAGGCCGAGGCGCTGGACGTGCTCGGGGTGCGGGGCGGCGGCGACCCCGCCGGCTCGAACGCCGATGCGCTCGCGGAGGTCATCGCCACGGGGGCGCTGGCCGGCGAACTGTCCCTCCTGGGCGCGCTCGCCTCCTCGCACCTCGCGAGCGCGCACGCGGAGCTGGGGCGGTAG